In Bdellovibrionales bacterium, a genomic segment contains:
- a CDS encoding S24 family peptidase, protein MSLQLIKSKKIESNVVLLMGNPVSAGFPSPADDYIDKPLDLNAFLISKPSATFMAWVKGDSMVGAGIYEKDLIIIDRSLEAHHNSIVLAHLNGEFTLKRLIKNGGKVFLKAENPKYKPIEVTEEMDFKIWGVLKHSIRMRFD, encoded by the coding sequence ATGAGCTTGCAACTGATCAAATCCAAAAAAATCGAAAGTAACGTGGTTCTTCTTATGGGCAACCCCGTCAGCGCGGGCTTCCCATCGCCTGCGGATGACTACATTGACAAGCCACTCGACCTCAATGCCTTTCTGATCTCTAAGCCGTCGGCCACTTTTATGGCGTGGGTTAAAGGTGACTCCATGGTTGGCGCAGGTATTTACGAAAAAGACCTGATCATCATCGATAGGTCCTTAGAGGCTCACCACAACTCCATAGTGCTCGCGCATCTCAACGGCGAGTTCACCCTCAAGCGTCTCATTAAAAACGGCGGGAAGGTCTTTTTGAAGGCTGAGAACCCAAAATACAAACCGATCGAAGTGACCGAAGAGATGGATTTTAAGATCTGGGGTGTTTTGAAGCACTCCATCCGCATGAGGTTTGATTGA
- a CDS encoding AAA family ATPase, which yields MSIYMSILEWSEKRPIWQRDCLRRIITQEKLSQLDIAELIQICLQEQGIETPDKPKIDAMPLTAAHVTQSAATNGAVAIKSIEDTCGINGLAQNQKLLLSPTGITVIYGDNAAGKSGYARVLKRVCRARGAGSPVTPNALAQGSQPPASATIHFQIGNKSEMVKWSEGVSGPAALSAVSVFDSLCASTYVTENTDVAFTPAGLDVFAKLAQASELVANAVQNEIKKLDSKKQNFVGFNQDTSAGKAVAGLNSETNIDGIEKVAKDAAIEAYNTPELQKQLMQLEVSDPKKLAKEYRLKATKFTELAGRIEKTEIALNDFAVSRLREKQVDATSKQKAASIASSNTFKDDPLDGVGSDPWKLLWAAARAYSVSQAYPSESFPVTHGEALCVLCHQELSDEACERLRSFDEFVKQATQTSAKAAEQVLAQAKTELESLAVTFPTDSILMAELGEISAEAKSLVSYFLDCVRIRKDSVLHCLDKNDWEKTENVLPKSGVEELKTLSLDLNKKATELDNLDIADEVAKRKKQLAELQARQLVLKHKDEIIAEVHRLKRRKLFEAALKDTNTTGITAKNTELSKTVITGVLRDRFSAELKALGMTTLPISFDPVGGAKGSLRYKIGLESSGTSPFSVDDIASEGEHRSIALACFLSELATEPSRSALIFDDPVSSLDHTRRRKVAERLMKEAVDRQVVIFTHDIAFVMLLNEVYSRQGRMARADVHILRKGSVPGFCVEGLPWGGMTAEQRIKALRNDIQKINSIHKSATDYEYGVQVAAFYGRLQEAWERAIEGVLLNDVINRVERPIQTQRLKLVDVVPSDYDAVLLGMGTCSKWRDGHDEPSEINEPYPSPDDAQSHLDSLDKWIKEIKSRRELTKLKAKENKDEHPKASHLTIVSSEQK from the coding sequence GTGAGTATTTATATGTCTATTCTTGAATGGTCGGAGAAGCGGCCAATATGGCAGCGCGACTGTTTACGACGAATCATAACACAGGAAAAGTTGTCTCAGCTCGACATTGCTGAACTCATTCAAATTTGCCTTCAAGAGCAAGGGATAGAAACCCCTGACAAGCCAAAAATAGATGCAATGCCATTGACGGCGGCACATGTCACACAATCGGCTGCTACCAATGGGGCAGTTGCGATAAAATCTATCGAAGACACATGTGGAATCAATGGTCTTGCGCAAAATCAAAAACTGCTCCTGTCGCCAACGGGTATCACGGTCATTTACGGTGATAATGCCGCAGGGAAGTCTGGCTATGCTCGGGTCTTAAAGCGTGTATGTCGTGCACGGGGCGCAGGTTCTCCTGTAACGCCGAATGCATTGGCGCAAGGCTCGCAGCCTCCTGCCTCTGCAACGATTCATTTTCAGATTGGTAATAAATCCGAAATGGTAAAATGGAGTGAAGGAGTGTCTGGTCCTGCGGCTCTATCGGCTGTGAGTGTTTTCGATTCATTGTGCGCTTCAACCTATGTCACCGAGAACACAGATGTTGCATTCACTCCTGCCGGTCTTGATGTTTTCGCAAAACTCGCTCAAGCCAGTGAACTAGTAGCCAATGCTGTTCAAAACGAAATTAAAAAACTCGATTCTAAAAAACAGAATTTTGTGGGTTTCAACCAAGATACGAGCGCTGGTAAGGCAGTTGCCGGACTTAATTCAGAGACTAATATCGATGGAATTGAAAAAGTCGCGAAGGATGCCGCCATCGAGGCCTATAATACACCAGAGCTTCAAAAACAGTTGATGCAATTGGAAGTTTCTGATCCGAAGAAGCTCGCTAAAGAGTATCGTTTAAAGGCAACAAAATTTACAGAACTTGCTGGGCGAATAGAAAAAACTGAAATTGCACTGAATGACTTTGCCGTATCGCGTTTGCGAGAAAAACAAGTCGATGCAACTTCAAAGCAAAAGGCTGCATCCATCGCATCGAGTAACACCTTTAAAGACGATCCTCTCGATGGTGTCGGGTCCGATCCTTGGAAGCTTTTATGGGCCGCAGCTCGAGCATATTCAGTAAGTCAGGCATATCCATCCGAGAGCTTCCCTGTCACTCACGGCGAAGCCCTTTGCGTTTTGTGCCATCAAGAGCTTTCAGATGAGGCTTGCGAAAGGCTTCGTAGTTTTGATGAATTTGTAAAACAAGCCACGCAGACATCGGCTAAAGCGGCAGAGCAAGTATTGGCCCAAGCTAAAACCGAGTTAGAATCTCTCGCTGTCACCTTTCCTACGGACTCGATTCTGATGGCCGAACTAGGAGAAATTAGTGCTGAGGCGAAATCACTTGTCTCGTATTTTTTAGATTGCGTTCGTATTAGAAAAGACAGTGTGCTTCATTGCCTTGATAAAAACGACTGGGAGAAAACAGAGAATGTTCTCCCGAAATCAGGTGTAGAGGAATTGAAGACACTTTCTTTAGATTTAAATAAAAAAGCTACTGAGCTCGACAATCTTGATATCGCTGACGAGGTTGCTAAACGCAAAAAACAACTCGCCGAATTACAGGCGCGGCAGCTTGTTTTGAAACACAAGGACGAAATTATTGCTGAAGTTCATCGTCTTAAACGTCGAAAGCTTTTTGAAGCTGCGTTGAAAGATACAAACACAACCGGCATCACCGCAAAAAATACAGAACTCAGTAAAACAGTTATTACTGGGGTACTTCGTGACCGGTTCTCTGCTGAGCTTAAAGCGCTTGGTATGACTACTTTGCCGATTAGCTTTGATCCTGTGGGTGGAGCAAAAGGATCACTACGCTACAAGATTGGTTTAGAATCCTCTGGAACTTCTCCATTTAGTGTTGATGATATTGCAAGCGAGGGCGAGCATCGGTCTATCGCACTTGCGTGTTTCTTATCAGAGCTTGCTACCGAGCCCTCCCGTTCTGCATTGATTTTTGACGACCCTGTTTCTTCTTTGGATCACACTAGACGGCGTAAAGTCGCCGAAAGATTGATGAAAGAGGCAGTAGATCGGCAAGTTGTAATTTTCACTCATGACATTGCCTTTGTAATGCTCCTAAACGAAGTGTATTCCCGTCAGGGGCGAATGGCTCGCGCCGATGTTCATATTTTGCGTAAAGGTAGTGTGCCCGGATTTTGCGTTGAAGGCCTTCCGTGGGGAGGCATGACGGCAGAACAAAGAATTAAAGCGTTAAGAAACGACATACAAAAAATAAATTCTATACATAAAAGTGCTACCGATTATGAGTACGGGGTTCAAGTCGCAGCTTTTTATGGCCGTTTACAAGAGGCATGGGAACGGGCCATCGAGGGGGTTTTACTGAATGATGTCATTAATCGAGTTGAGCGCCCCATCCAAACTCAGCGCCTAAAGCTTGTCGATGTTGTGCCATCAGACTACGACGCTGTGCTGCTGGGGATGGGAACGTGCTCAAAATGGCGTGATGGTCACGACGAGCCAAGCGAAATAAACGAGCCATATCCTAGTCCCGACGATGCGCAATCGCACTTAGATTCGCTTGATAAATGGATCAAAGAAATTAAATCTCGACGTGAGTTAACAAAACTCAAGGCTAAAGAAAATAAAGACGAACATCCTAAAGCCTCACATTTGACTATAGTAAGCAGTGAACAAAAATAG